A window of Paenibacillus polygoni contains these coding sequences:
- a CDS encoding family 10 glycosylhydrolase, translating into MRKVKECLALLLVVFLVLQGAPISAASSSEITIYLDGSQLKTDVAPYLKPKDNVTMVPLRVISEGIGASAKWNQAAKTVNIQGLYTSISLTNGKTTGIVDGKTVNLTTSVEIIKGRVMVPLRFVSEHLGLQVTWNQSAKTIKLTTTNLWPADPEIPSVPGEPSSEIRGAWISTINGDWPKSGSAKNIAKQKQDFIKELDSLESMGINSVYVQLRGASDAIYPSAVVPWNKVLTGTQGLDPEYDPVAFMVEEVHKRGMEFHAWFNPFRANTTTNTSTLAANHVIKQHPEWIVTAKNQMYINPGIPEARQHIVDAIMEVVNNYDIDGVHLDDYFYPSNTTFNDGAAYKQYNAGKFKNIEDWRRNNINLFVQSLGQSIKQSKPSIEYGISPFGVWRNIAKDATGSNTKAGVTAYDDMYADVRTWIKEGWVDYVAPQIYWSMSFTAARYDVLVDWWANEVKGTNVDLIIGHSPYKLGTAEVGWQTSEEIISQLKYNEQYEDIIGSIFFSSQYLTKNPLGLVQALTSYYTK; encoded by the coding sequence ATGAGGAAAGTTAAAGAATGCCTTGCTTTGTTACTAGTTGTATTTCTTGTACTGCAGGGAGCCCCGATCTCTGCGGCAAGTTCGAGTGAAATTACGATTTATTTGGATGGAAGTCAGCTTAAGACAGATGTAGCCCCTTATCTGAAGCCGAAAGATAATGTAACGATGGTTCCGCTGCGAGTAATTAGTGAGGGAATTGGGGCTTCGGCAAAATGGAACCAGGCTGCAAAAACGGTAAACATTCAAGGGCTCTATACTTCGATTTCCTTAACGAATGGAAAAACAACCGGGATTGTTGACGGGAAGACCGTAAATTTAACAACATCAGTAGAAATTATTAAGGGACGAGTTATGGTTCCTCTACGGTTTGTAAGCGAGCATCTAGGCCTGCAAGTGACCTGGAATCAATCAGCTAAAACGATTAAACTGACTACAACCAATTTATGGCCTGCAGACCCAGAGATTCCAAGTGTACCAGGTGAACCAAGTTCGGAAATAAGAGGGGCCTGGATATCTACAATTAATGGAGACTGGCCTAAATCAGGTTCTGCTAAAAATATAGCAAAACAAAAGCAAGATTTTATCAAAGAGTTAGATTCTCTTGAGTCTATGGGGATTAACAGCGTATATGTTCAGCTTCGCGGAGCATCCGATGCGATCTATCCATCGGCTGTCGTTCCATGGAATAAAGTACTGACCGGGACACAGGGGCTCGATCCAGAGTATGATCCCGTTGCGTTTATGGTTGAGGAAGTACATAAACGAGGAATGGAATTCCATGCTTGGTTTAATCCTTTTCGTGCAAATACCACAACGAATACAAGTACGCTGGCAGCAAACCATGTCATAAAACAGCACCCGGAATGGATCGTAACCGCTAAAAACCAAATGTATATTAACCCAGGTATCCCTGAGGCAAGACAGCATATTGTTGATGCAATTATGGAAGTGGTAAATAACTACGACATTGATGGAGTTCATCTTGATGACTACTTCTATCCCTCAAACACGACGTTTAATGATGGTGCTGCGTATAAGCAATATAATGCAGGCAAATTCAAGAACATAGAGGACTGGAGAAGAAACAACATTAATCTATTTGTTCAGAGTTTGGGACAAAGTATTAAGCAGTCTAAGCCATCAATAGAGTATGGTATCAGTCCTTTTGGGGTATGGAGAAACATAGCGAAAGACGCTACCGGATCTAACACCAAAGCGGGTGTAACAGCCTATGACGATATGTATGCTGATGTTAGAACATGGATAAAAGAAGGCTGGGTCGATTATGTGGCTCCGCAAATCTACTGGAGTATGTCGTTTACCGCTGCAAGATATGATGTGCTGGTAGACTGGTGGGCTAATGAAGTGAAGGGAACAAACGTAGACCTTATTATCGGTCATTCTCCTTATAAGCTCGGAACAGCAGAAGTTGGCTGGCAGACATCTGAGGAGATTATAAGTCAGCTCAAATACAATGAACAGTATGAAGATATCATAGGATCTATATTTTTCAGCAGCCAATATCTCACCAAAAATCCACTGGGACTCGTTCAAGCGTTAACTTCATATTATACAAAATAA
- the mntR gene encoding transcriptional regulator MntR, producing MPTPSMEDYLERIYKLIDEKGYARVSDIAEGLEVHPSSVTKMIQKLDKDEYLIYEKYRGLILTPKGKKIGKRLMDRHELLEEFLTIIGVQDENIYRDVEGIEHHLSWDSITCIETLVEYFRRDDARLQDLRNVRKELTNES from the coding sequence ATGCCAACGCCCAGTATGGAAGACTATTTGGAGCGAATTTATAAGTTGATCGATGAAAAAGGGTATGCGCGTGTATCCGATATTGCGGAAGGACTCGAAGTGCATCCGTCCTCAGTAACGAAAATGATACAGAAGCTGGATAAAGACGAATATTTAATCTATGAGAAGTATCGAGGCCTCATCCTTACACCAAAAGGTAAAAAAATCGGAAAAAGACTAATGGATCGCCATGAACTGCTTGAAGAATTTTTGACCATTATCGGGGTACAGGACGAGAACATATACAGAGACGTGGAAGGGATTGAGCATCACCTTAGTTGGGATTCCATCACTTGTATTGAGACTCTCGTGGAGTATTTTCGCCGTGACGATGCAAGACTGCAGGATCTTCGAAACGTCCGTAAGGAACTAACAAACGAATCTTAA
- the splB gene encoding spore photoproduct lyase: MPTQVLERPERKVRPTKAFVPDLVYFEPSSLDYPKGQRILEWVKEKNIEYHMTTSHNRITNLPGETDLEKYRIAKRTLVVGIRRTLKFDQSKPSAEYAIPISTGCMGHCHYCYLQTTLGAKPYVRVYVNTDDILLAAKDYIEERKPEITRFEAACTSDPVGLEHITGNLADLITFMANEEFGRLRFVTKYHHVEPLLNLKHGGNTRVRFSVNADYVIKNFEPNTSRFEERIEAAGKIAHAGYPLGFIIAPIIWHEGWEEGYGDLLKRLANTLPKDATKDLTFEMIQHRFTKTAKNLIEQRYPKSKLEMDIAKRETKWGKYGQYKYVYPKNQQQALREFITERIFEYFPESKIEYFT, translated from the coding sequence ATGCCGACTCAAGTCTTAGAAAGACCTGAACGAAAAGTTAGGCCCACTAAAGCTTTTGTCCCTGATCTTGTTTATTTTGAACCCAGTTCCCTCGACTATCCCAAAGGACAGCGTATCCTCGAATGGGTAAAAGAAAAAAACATCGAATATCATATGACGACTTCCCACAACCGAATTACGAACTTGCCTGGTGAAACAGACCTGGAGAAATATCGAATCGCCAAGCGTACACTCGTTGTTGGTATTCGCAGAACCTTAAAATTTGATCAATCCAAGCCATCTGCTGAATATGCAATTCCCATCTCTACTGGCTGTATGGGTCATTGTCATTATTGTTACTTACAAACGACACTCGGCGCCAAACCCTATGTGCGTGTATATGTGAATACGGATGATATTCTTCTAGCGGCTAAGGACTATATTGAAGAACGCAAACCCGAGATTACCCGATTTGAAGCAGCCTGTACCTCAGATCCCGTAGGTCTAGAGCATATCACAGGAAACCTAGCCGACCTGATTACCTTTATGGCAAACGAAGAGTTCGGCAGATTACGGTTTGTAACCAAATACCACCATGTAGAACCTCTGCTTAACTTGAAGCATGGTGGAAATACTCGTGTTCGATTTAGTGTTAACGCAGATTACGTCATTAAAAATTTTGAACCAAATACCTCTCGTTTTGAGGAGAGAATTGAGGCAGCCGGGAAAATTGCTCATGCAGGGTATCCATTAGGGTTTATTATCGCTCCTATTATCTGGCATGAGGGATGGGAAGAAGGATACGGCGATCTTTTAAAACGGTTAGCGAACACCCTGCCTAAAGATGCTACCAAAGATTTAACTTTTGAAATGATCCAGCATCGTTTCACAAAGACAGCAAAGAATCTAATTGAACAACGTTATCCAAAATCAAAGCTTGAGATGGATATTGCCAAACGGGAAACTAAATGGGGCAAATATGGGCAATATAAATATGTATATCCAAAAAACCAACAACAAGCGTTACGCGAATTTATTACAGAACGGATTTTCGAATATTTTCCTGAATCAAAAATCGAGTATTTCACGTAG
- a CDS encoding cytochrome c biogenesis CcdA family protein, with amino-acid sequence MPDVNVWLAFGAGIASFLSPCSLPLYPSYLSYITGLSVQQLKNEQNKREIRLRTLSHTLAFILGFSVVFYTLGLGAGLFGEFFYEYKDLIRMLSAVLIIVMGLMLIGLFQPQFLMKDRKMNIKWKPAGYLGSFIFGIGFSAGWSPCIGPILAAIIALAATEPGTWIGLITGYTAGFAVPFFVLAFFVGTTRWITKYSGILMKVGGSIMILMGILLFTDQMIQITIWLQRITPEWMKI; translated from the coding sequence ATGCCTGATGTAAACGTGTGGCTTGCTTTCGGGGCAGGTATAGCTTCGTTTCTGTCCCCATGCAGCTTGCCGCTGTATCCTTCGTATTTGTCATACATAACCGGTTTGTCTGTACAGCAACTGAAGAATGAACAAAATAAGAGAGAAATACGTTTACGAACCTTAAGTCACACCCTTGCTTTTATCCTTGGTTTTTCTGTTGTGTTCTATACTTTGGGACTTGGAGCAGGTCTTTTTGGTGAATTTTTTTACGAGTATAAAGATTTGATTCGAATGTTATCCGCTGTACTCATCATCGTCATGGGACTGATGTTAATTGGCCTTTTTCAGCCTCAATTTCTAATGAAGGATCGTAAGATGAATATAAAGTGGAAACCGGCGGGATATCTCGGATCTTTTATTTTTGGTATTGGGTTTTCTGCAGGTTGGTCTCCTTGCATAGGACCCATCCTTGCCGCCATTATAGCTCTTGCTGCGACTGAGCCGGGCACGTGGATTGGTTTAATTACAGGATATACGGCAGGGTTTGCTGTCCCATTTTTCGTTCTTGCGTTCTTTGTAGGTACGACTAGATGGATTACGAAGTACTCTGGCATTCTAATGAAAGTCGGAGGCAGTATCATGATCTTAATGGGGATATTACTCTTTACGGATCAAATGATCCAGATCACCATTTGGCTGCAGCGGATTACTCCTGAATGGATGAAAATTTAG
- a CDS encoding metal ABC transporter permease, with product MEILTSDFFQRALVGGILIGVTAPLIGLFLVLRRLSMIGDTLSHVTIAGVAFGFLIGVYPIAAGLVFAVIASFGIEKLRKAYKSYAELSIAIIMSGGVALASLFFTLGRGYNADVMSYLFGSIYTLDRTDLMVVGVVTAIVILVVALFHKEFFLLSFEEDAAAVTGLPVKILNMLLTIMTALVISTAIKIVGALLVSALLTIPVAISLLLAKSFRASIILSVIISEIAVIAGLVIAGIWNLAPGATIVLLLIGLLVVIMLGKKGVRA from the coding sequence TTGGAAATATTAACGAGTGATTTTTTTCAGCGGGCATTAGTCGGGGGGATTCTTATTGGAGTCACCGCACCGCTGATTGGTTTGTTCTTAGTACTGCGCAGACTCTCCATGATTGGAGATACGTTGTCTCACGTTACGATTGCAGGTGTGGCTTTTGGTTTCTTGATCGGGGTCTATCCGATTGCGGCAGGGCTTGTCTTTGCTGTAATTGCATCCTTTGGAATTGAGAAATTACGAAAAGCTTATAAAAGTTACGCGGAATTATCTATTGCAATCATTATGTCAGGCGGGGTAGCACTAGCTTCCTTATTTTTTACACTCGGCAGGGGGTACAACGCGGATGTAATGAGTTATTTATTCGGCAGCATTTACACACTCGATCGTACCGATCTTATGGTTGTTGGTGTTGTGACTGCGATCGTCATTTTGGTGGTTGCTTTATTTCACAAGGAGTTTTTCCTGCTCAGTTTTGAAGAAGATGCAGCAGCCGTTACCGGCCTTCCTGTAAAAATTCTAAACATGCTGCTTACCATTATGACGGCACTTGTTATCAGTACAGCGATTAAAATTGTTGGGGCGCTCCTCGTATCCGCGCTATTAACAATTCCGGTAGCCATTAGTTTGCTTCTAGCAAAAAGCTTCCGGGCTTCGATTATTTTATCGGTTATCATCTCGGAGATTGCTGTAATCGCAGGGCTTGTGATCGCAGGGATTTGGAATCTGGCACCAGGAGCAACCATTGTTTTATTGCTAATTGGATTGCTAGTTGTCATTATGCTTGGGAAAAAAGGGGTTCGGGCTTAA
- a CDS encoding metal ABC transporter ATP-binding protein: MQKADNICHDPVLEIKNLCFSYGEQQVINNLNFTVKERDFVGVIGSNGAGKTTLMRMLVGLLPPGDGEIRLFGQSIAKFKDWERIGYVPQKNAFNPLFPATVREVVLSGLYNNKHIFRKMTKKHKQQCDDALEVMRIQDLADKRIGQLSGGQQQRAFLARALINHPDLLILDEPTVGIDAETQASFFELITHMHKHHHMTFLMVSHDIEMIKGYLGNEPQQVNGKINFYVRHSHDLENCVQTDLQHSVL; this comes from the coding sequence ATGCAAAAGGCTGATAATATATGTCATGATCCGGTTCTTGAGATAAAGAATCTCTGTTTTTCATACGGTGAGCAGCAGGTCATTAACAATCTGAACTTCACAGTGAAGGAAAGAGATTTTGTTGGTGTCATTGGATCAAATGGAGCGGGAAAAACGACGCTCATGCGCATGCTGGTCGGGTTGTTACCTCCAGGCGATGGTGAGATCCGTTTGTTCGGTCAATCCATCGCTAAATTTAAGGACTGGGAACGCATCGGATATGTACCGCAGAAGAATGCTTTTAATCCGCTCTTTCCAGCAACGGTTCGGGAAGTGGTGCTTTCGGGGCTTTATAATAACAAACATATTTTCCGCAAAATGACGAAAAAGCATAAGCAGCAATGTGATGATGCTCTTGAAGTGATGCGGATCCAGGATTTGGCGGATAAAAGAATAGGACAGCTGTCCGGAGGTCAACAGCAGCGTGCATTTTTGGCTAGGGCGCTGATCAATCACCCTGACCTGCTAATTTTAGATGAACCTACGGTAGGGATTGATGCTGAAACACAGGCAAGTTTCTTTGAACTGATTACTCACATGCACAAACATCATCATATGACATTCCTGATGGTATCGCATGATATTGAAATGATCAAAGGATACCTTGGAAACGAACCTCAGCAAGTGAACGGTAAAATCAACTTTTATGTTCGTCATTCCCATGACCTGGAGAATTGTGTTCAGACAGATTTGCAACATTCGGTGTTATAG
- a CDS encoding metal ABC transporter solute-binding protein, Zn/Mn family, producing MKNRLTNSAKRSRLFMTVALCSIMMLIVSACGSNSGSSSQGKISEDKFNVVTSFYPIYEFTKAIGGDDVNVINLLPTGVEPHDWTPRSQDIVNTSKAGLFLYNGAGLEAWVPNFLKGLDKDSNVKAVEVSAGIHLIDSEEEEHTHEGEEHDDHAHENEQHEDDGHNHGSIDPHTWVSPKSALVMAENIKNSLVEADPEHKTGYEERYGELKQQLEDLDTKFTEQLSKVSQKEIVVSHQAFGYLARDYGLTQHSIMGLSPDAEPTGQDIVKLAKLVKEEGIRYIFFEELVSDKLAKTLASEAGVETMVLNPVEGLTKEQLENGDNYFTLMEKNLQNLITALQ from the coding sequence ATGAAAAACAGGCTTACGAATTCGGCAAAAAGGTCACGGCTTTTTATGACGGTTGCCTTATGCAGTATCATGATGCTGATTGTATCCGCATGCGGCAGCAATTCGGGTAGTTCTTCCCAAGGAAAAATCTCAGAGGACAAGTTTAATGTAGTTACTAGTTTTTATCCGATTTATGAGTTTACGAAGGCGATCGGCGGAGATGATGTTAATGTGATTAATCTGCTGCCAACGGGTGTTGAACCGCATGACTGGACACCACGAAGTCAAGATATTGTGAATACATCCAAAGCGGGTTTGTTCTTATATAATGGTGCGGGCCTTGAAGCATGGGTTCCTAATTTTCTGAAAGGTCTAGATAAAGATTCCAATGTGAAAGCAGTGGAAGTAAGTGCAGGCATTCATCTAATCGATTCAGAAGAAGAAGAGCATACACATGAAGGCGAAGAACATGATGATCATGCACATGAGAATGAACAACATGAAGACGATGGACATAATCATGGTTCTATTGATCCTCATACCTGGGTAAGTCCAAAGTCAGCGCTTGTTATGGCAGAGAACATCAAGAACAGTCTTGTCGAAGCCGATCCAGAACATAAGACGGGATATGAAGAGCGTTATGGTGAACTTAAACAACAACTAGAAGATCTCGATACCAAGTTTACAGAACAACTTTCTAAGGTATCTCAAAAAGAAATTGTGGTATCTCACCAGGCATTTGGATATTTAGCACGTGATTATGGACTCACACAACATTCAATTATGGGACTTTCCCCTGATGCAGAACCAACAGGACAAGATATTGTGAAACTTGCTAAGCTGGTGAAAGAAGAAGGAATTCGCTATATTTTCTTTGAAGAGTTAGTCTCTGATAAACTGGCAAAAACTCTTGCATCTGAGGCTGGTGTAGAAACCATGGTTCTTAACCCGGTAGAGGGACTTACAAAAGAACAGTTGGAGAATGGAGATAATTATTTCACGCTAATGGAGAAAAATTTGCAAAATCTCATAACAGCTTTACAATAG